Within the Barnesiella intestinihominis YIT 11860 genome, the region AAAGTGGAGATGCGCTCGATTTGAAATATTATGATCCAGCAATGCGTCAGCTTATTGATAACTATGTACGAGCAGAAGATAGTGAGAAATTGGTGGATTTAGCCGATATCTCATTTCTTGACCTGATTGATACGGAGGGTGATAAGGCGATTGATGCGCTGCCAAAGAAAATCAAGCAGAATGAACGTTCTGTTGCAGAGATTTTGGCGGCAAATATGCGAAAGATGATTATCAGCGAGCGTCCGAACAATCCGGCCTACTTTGATAAAATGTCTGATTTGCTCAACCACCTGCTTCAAGAACAGAAAGATGGTAAGATCCAATATAAGGAATTGATAAAACAACTCATTGAGAAACTGAAAGAGGCTCGATTGACCATTAAGACAAAATACCCTGCAACCATTGATACAAAGGGGAAACAAGCTCTTTATGATAATCTTGGAGGAAATGAAGCTTTGGCACTCCGTATTCACGAAATTATCAAAGCAAATGCTCGCGATGGTTTTAGGGATATGGACAGTAGTGGTCTGAAAAAGATGAGAGCATTGCGAAGGGCTGTTGAAAGTGCATTGAAAGGAGTAGAACAAGATAAGCTCGATGATATAATGCAGCTGATCGTTGCACAAAAAGAATACTAATGACTATTATTAAAGTTTCTGATATATTTGTAGAAGTCGAGTGGAAGGAAATTAAGAATATACATCTTACAATATATCCACCTAATGCTCGTGTTCATGTGTCTGCACCTATTGGAATGACTGAGGAGGCTGTGCGATTATTCTTGATTACGAAAATGCCGTGGATAAATCAACGTATAACCCAGATTCTTGGTCAGAATCGCCAAACACCCCGTGAATACGTATCTGGGGAGAATCATTACTTTAAGGGGCAAAGATACCGTTTAAAGGTTTTGTATCATAATGCTCCTGCAAAAGTAGAGATTCAGGGGAATGAATATATTAAACTATATGTTCGAGACGGAGCATCTGCAGAGCGTCGAGCGGAGGTGCTACGAGAATGGTATCGATCTGAATTTAAATCGATACTTACTCCTCTAATTGCGAAATGGGAATATCTTTTAGGGGTAAAGGCAAATAAATGGGAAGTCAAGCAGATGAAAACATTGTGGGGAAGTTGTAATCACAGTACGAAAAATATTATTTTTAACCTTGAATTAATCAAGAAACCTGTTCGTTGCATTGAATATATTGTGGTACATGAATTATTACATATCAAAGTTAGATTACACAATGAAGAATATACAGCTTTACTAACTCAATATTTCCCGAATTGGAAACAGTTGAAAGAAGAATTAAATGAATTTGTTGTATAAATATTACCATTATGGGAAAAACAATAACTACATACCTCATTGACGGCGATCCAAAAGGAACGCAGTATGCATTCATCAGTAACAAGATTTGTCAGATGTTTGTAATTCCACGCTCGAACTTGGCCTATCTGAATGAGCAGGAGAAACTGCACAAGCCGGCGTTCTACATACTGATCGGAGAAGATG harbors:
- a CDS encoding M48 family metallopeptidase is translated as MTIIKVSDIFVEVEWKEIKNIHLTIYPPNARVHVSAPIGMTEEAVRLFLITKMPWINQRITQILGQNRQTPREYVSGENHYFKGQRYRLKVLYHNAPAKVEIQGNEYIKLYVRDGASAERRAEVLREWYRSEFKSILTPLIAKWEYLLGVKANKWEVKQMKTLWGSCNHSTKNIIFNLELIKKPVRCIEYIVVHELLHIKVRLHNEEYTALLTQYFPNWKQLKEELNEFVV